The Leptospira stimsonii genome includes the window AATCTATGATGCAGAAGTAAAGAACCGGAAAGTAAATCGGTCTGGATTAAAACTAAGGGCGCGTGTTGATCCTTCCTAATATAGATGACCCTCGCATAAATTTTAGTTCTAAATCCTTTCTCCGTATTTGCGAGCATCGAGTAACCGGCAAGAGGAAGACCGGGCGGAGGAGTTATATCCACCTTTGATGCGCCCGCAAAAAGACCTTTTGTATTCGGAGATACAAAAGGTTTTTTATTTTTAATCACATACGTTGTAGAATCGCTACAACCCAGAAATATCGGAAATAAAAGAAAGAAAAAGAGAATCCATAGGATATCTCGAAATTTAAGAAGCTTCAAATTTAATCTCCTCCGGGGAAGTTGTTTTTACGATGAACGCTTCGAAAAAGCAAGAGCTTTCAATCGAAACAAAGCATTTTACATGCATTTCATTACAAATGACTTATTTTCTGATTTTAAAATCGGGGGTATCTTTAACAAAGGGAGAATAAACAGAAGGTTTGGTATCAAACTACATGAATTTTTGGAAACGGCTACGGTTTTATTTTTTCAACTTCTATCCTCCCTACTTTGGGGCGGGGATTCGATACAAACGAATCGGTAAGGATCTGAATCACTTTCGTCTGAGCATGAAGCTTCACTGGTGGAATCGAAACTTAGTTGGAACCCATTTTGGCGGCTCCCTGTATTCTATGTGCGATCCGTTTTACATGTTGATTTTGATGGAGAATTTAGGAGAAGATTATCTTGTTTGGGACAAGGCGGCGA containing:
- a CDS encoding DUF4442 domain-containing protein, with amino-acid sequence MNFWKRLRFYFFNFYPPYFGAGIRYKRIGKDLNHFRLSMKLHWWNRNLVGTHFGGSLYSMCDPFYMLILMENLGEDYLVWDKAATIRFISPGLGKVYAEFHIPHEEIKRIRKEADEKRKLDAFFQTKVYDEKTGKVVAELDKVVYVRRKEQIKKERLK